taaattaaaatcaaggTTATTAttcacaaaatattaaaaccaTGGACAAAATTTGATGTAATAATGTCAATAAGAGCatataagaaaaagagaaaaaaaacaaaaatccccTCATTTTGGCCCCACGCTCGGTCCGACACGTCGAAAAAAGGTCGAAACTATGTCAAGAAAATGTCGACATTTATAGTAATTCCTTTCTTCGCCATTTTCTGTCCCAATCTTCTACATATtagcttcaattttctctcctcCCCTcgcccctctctctctctacttaCAGACACTAACGAATAACCGCCTCCGCCATGGACGACGGTGGCTTCACCTTCATTCCGCCGCTTTCTTGCCGGACAAGGCCCCCTTCGCCGCTATGCCCCCCCGCCGGCACCGGAATTGCCCAATCTCAGAGTGGAGAAAGAGTTTTTCCGATCGGGTTGCCGCAGAGCCCAATCTCTATGGCGCGTTAGGGCTCTGTTTGTTTGGGCCCAAATATGATTAAATGGGCTTCTCCCATGGCCCAATTCAAACCCAACAATGTCTCGGCCCATTAGCCAggtaagcattttttttaatgtttttatatttattattttttttttaaatcaaaatttataatgcaTTATTATTCTNCCGGAGAGTCTTGACCAATTTGAAAGATCATTTGGTGTAGTTGAAATAACTGAAGTTTGGATTGTTTGATCAAGTAAGGGAAACTCAATGGAATTCATAACTgtctcaatgttttttttaattgtctaaatattcaaaaattaaGACTAttccaatgttttttttaattgtctaaatattcaaaaattaaGACTATTCCAATGCTCCTTTTCGCCCACCGACAATTAGGATGAGTCCAATTTTctctaatattatataatcaaATGAACATGTGAAATTATTTGAGTTTAACGTATTGCTTAACCAATTGAATCTTTCACTGGGTGTTCGATGAGACTAAAGTCGAACCTAATCATTGAGCTTGAGGAGAGTGATCGGTAGaaatttctcattatttttttattaataaaaactaaatgttTAAAACcctataaattaaaatcaaggTTATTAttcacaaaatattaaaaccaTGGACAAAATTTGATGTAATAATGTCAATAAGAGCatataagaaaaagagaaaaaaaacaaaaatccccTCATTTTGGCCCCACGCTCGGTCCGACACGTCGAAAAAAGGTCGAAACTATGTCAAGAAAATGTCGACATTTATAGTAATTCCTTTCTTCGCCATTTTCTGTCCCAATCTTCTACATATtagcttcaattttctctcctcCCCTcgcccctctctctctctacttaCAGACACTAACGAATAACCGCCTCCGCCATGGACGACGGTGGCTTCACCTTCATTCCGCCGCTTTCTTGCCGGACAAGGCCCCCTTCGCCGCTATGCCCCCCCGCCGGCACCGGAATTGCCCAATCTCAGAGTGGAGAAAGAGTTTTTCCGATCGGGTTGCCGCAGAGCCCAATCTCTATGGCGCGTTAGGGCTCTGTTTGTTTGGGCCCAAATATGATTAAATGGGCTTCTCCCATGGCCCAATTCAAACCCAACAATGTCTCGGCCCATTAGCCAggtaagcattttttttaatgtttttatatttattattttttttttaaatcaaaatttataatgcaTTATTATtctaacaaataattaattttttatcttagaagaaaataattaataacatatttatttactcaACTATATCAGACACAGAAAAATTTGTATAGTATCGTGAGGACACAATTTCTCATAATTTGACGTTTCattgatttatatattattttattttacattacgagaaacaacaaaagagaGTAGCATTTATCGTAGAACCAAATTTCTATCGAGAAAGCTCGGGAGCGGTTGGATTTTGGACCTACCGCGAAGGTGAAAGAAGATAAGAGGGATGTTAAGAATGGGCCACGTGTCATTATGGATGACCATTGGATTCCCTTTTGAGGATAAAGTTGAGAGGTCAAAGGttgtgagtgagtgagtgatgTTATTTTGAAGCTTTCAATCTCTCATTTCTTAGCCATTTGTCTCTCTTTATCACTCACACAATGCCTCATATCATTTTTGTAGTACATATCTTCCATTTCATCAACATTGTCATTATTCCTAGAGAcacaagaaaatagaaagataatgtctgttttgatttttttttcagttcaaCAGTGAGTCaagatgaaaaattcaaacgtCTGATCTTTAGTCGAAGATATATGATTTAACCATTTGGGTTATGTTTAGATTTGACGATAACTgagatattgttattttatctGCATTTTGAACTTCACGTTCGTTAAAAAgattacttttttttgttggacaGTGGGAATAAAGCTATACTTTTTAGTACTAATGTAGCTAAATGAGAAAATCTTTCTCTTAGGGCTCGCTCGGGATCTAAGCTGATTAAAGTgagttctttttcttctttgggttGTCAGGAAAGTCATAAAGGGACGTTAAACGTAATTTGTTAAGGGTATTACgacaagaaagaaaacccGAATCTTAACGGTTTATTAAGATATTGAAAAAACAGACTTCTAGCATTAAATATCAAATCCGCTAAGTTAAGTTAACATTGacctaaaaaattaacttttcatcacaaaaaaaaaaaaaaaaaaaaaaaaaaaaaaaaaaaaaaaaaaaaaaaaaaaaNAGTTAGGAAAATGATAGAATATAACGTAAATATTGacttaatttatattattattattatattatacatTGACTtggtttataatattaataataaatatattgacTTTTTATCATTCCAAAGAATTGGGATTAAATAGTCTATTTAGAAGGCTGATTTAAACAACCGTTATTAACTGTCATCTTTACTCTAAATAATAtgtgttattttttatcttttaatttatgattttttttttgttattttatattattttaataacacGCTCTTAAATCATAAGCTCTCTTGTACATCCAACATTATGGGAGCACCGATCACGTCCatggaaaagagagaataaaagAAGATAGCacgagaaagagagagatgtaGATACTCATCGAGCAGCTGTTTGGAGTAGGCTCGtgtatttttaataacaacCCAGTATTAGTTTCGAGTATAGAATCCCGAGAGTCACGTTAGGTTAGAACGTTCTTGGATAATTTCTCGTATTCTAGCGGATTGAATGGTTtatggaaagaaagagagaaatgagaaaatgtGGAACGCCCAATCCTAATCCGAGAAAGATCAAGAAGGTGTGGTTGAGTAAGGGTTCGCTTTCGTTATCTCGATCGTATTGAAAATGGGAGGTTTGGTgtgttgtttttattataaagggAGAGAAGAGAGTGGCGTAGTGCACAATGTCGACGGCATCGCTTAACACTGCCTGCCTTCGCTATCACTCTCTTCCTCTAAACAAGTCTTCTTCTTTTCGCCCTTTTGCAAGGCTcaacccttcttcttcttcttcttcttctatccctaatcTTATCCAAAACAGGCCTGTTTTTGCTGCCCCTACCCCTCTTATCACCCCGACTTGGGTACgtaactctctctctctctcgttttTGTGCATTTTCATTCTTGACCCGACTCACAGTTTTACACCATTGAATGTACACGACAGTAGCTCGAAAACGTATTTCACGTTCATTTCTAGAGCAAGTTATTATTGGTTTTTGAATCCACGTCTTaactgttgaggattgttgggagagaagtCCCACGTCgagctaattaaggggttgatcatgagtttataattaagaaatatatctctattggtatgaggccttttgagtaaaccaaaagtaaagccacaGCCACCcgagcttaggctcaaagtggacaatatcataccattgtgaaagTTCGTGTTTTCTAACATTAACGATTATTAAGAAAACGTTGGTCTCATTGAATTGCTCTTATTATCCACTTACGTAAGCTCTTTCTGCATTTGCATGCATGCGCTGTGCACGATAACTATTGGGTAGATCGAAAAAAGAAGAGCTCTAGGCGTCTtcgatttaaaaattatttttcgttgtgtggtttttcctttttattttaactaatttagtAGTAGAATTAGGTTAATTTGGCATTAGTTAGTTAATTTAGTTGGGATTCTTCCATAAATGTGGGTATTACTTGCAACCTTTATTTTactcttttcttaatttatacCAAAACTGtcctttattctttattttattaatttttaattaataatttacaatAAGGGAGAGGACAAGAGAGGTACATTTGTCCGAATAAAGACCATAGAATATTCTTCGACTTTGCTGTCAATGTCCCTTATCGTTTCATGTCggtgctaaaaaaatttaaattagggaTGTTTTATTGGTTAGGTCGGACCgagttgaaatattttttaaggtttttaaaattaacaacaattttttattttttacggGTTAACAaatccaatcaaattcaaatatgttCATAATCCAACCAAATCTTACaagttgggttaggttgaacGAGTCTTTTAACACTCCTGCTCGAGATAGTAATTTACATCTATCTCCTAAACTATATTCTGACCGATAATGTTCGTATAATATATAGATGACTATAGATATAACATTAGTATGGAATAAGTTTTCGTTGCACCCATATCGAGTATGAATGTGAGCGATGAATGGTTTCTTCACCCTCATTCGTACTCGACATAGGTTCGAAAGAAATAtggataaataattaactaatttcttcaaataaaaattagcctttattttaagaattatatttatttgaaaataatagtGGGTGGAAGTGAGAAATTGTGAGGTGGGTGTCATTTCACCAGCTTTCTCCTCCATGTTCCTTTTTAGCCTAGAATCACAGACGTTACCTTTTTTTAACGTGGCGATCTCTTATTAGGACACGTGGCAACGTATTAATGTCTGTTTTGTTTCTTACCGTAACCGACATGTAACGTCAACGCATGGACTGCCTAGTGCCTAACTTCACCCATCTGTCCCCTTCCTATTTTGCCCATTAAttacataacataatatttacGTTAAATAAAGTATccatttatttcctttttatatatacatatacatatacatatacatatacatacatacatacacatatatatatagaggaaaaaataaataaaaataaagtgcATTTCTCAGCGAGTTCTATCACTAGAGGAAACGACTTTGCCTCTCTAAAATCAAAAGAGGCCTACACGAGAGACGACTGATCCTGTTAATCATATAATTGGGAGGGAACGTGTCATACTAGAGGTGAACGATCGTCAAAGTTGTCCATATGTGATTATTTGTATCTCGAAAACcctatttttctttcgagaTGTCTTGATGACCTATCGTTTCACGGGTTTGAAACTTCATCGTTAAGTCTTGTTTGTGATTATTTGTATCTCAAAAACCGTATTTTCTTTCGAGATATCTTGATTACCTATCATTTCACGCGTTTGAAACTTCACTGTTAAGTCTTGTTTGGGGTAACATTTTTGTTCTGAATCAAATCTCGCTAGTTTAGGAAAGGAATCCTTTAGCCTGTCGTACTTTTGACTTTACGGGAATCCGTTTGACTTTTGAATCTACATACCCAAATAGGTTTGGATGAAACTTTATTCTTATAATTACCCTTTTTTGGCAAATTCTTTGTTGGTAGAGAGAAGACATGGGGAATGGTTCATATGAGGAAGCCATTGAGGCCTTGGAGAAGCTCCTCAGGTACACACCTTCAAAGGAATatacataatattttttaaaaaatgtatgtatataatttgataaaagaaaatatttgtggTGGGTGTAGAGAGAAGGGAGATTTGAAAGCAGAAGCAACATCAAAGGTGGAGCAGATAACAGCTGAATTGAAGAGTGGCGGANAGTAAAGCCACAGCCACCcgagcttaggctcaaagtggacaatatcataccattgtgaaagTTCGTGTTTTCTAACATTAACGATTATTAAGAAAACGTTGGTCTCATTGAATTGCTCTTATTATCCACTTACGTAAGCTCTTTCTGCATTTGCATGCATGCGCTGTGCACGATAACTATTGGGTAGATCGAAAAAAGAAGAGCTCTAGGCGTCTtcgatttaaaaattatttttcgttgtgtggtttttcctttttattttaactaatttagtAGTAGAATTAGGTTAATTTGGCATTAGTTAGTTAATTTAGTTGGGATTCTTCCATAAATGTGGGTATTACTTGCAACCTTTATTTTactcttttcttaatttatacCAAAACTGtcctttattctttattttattaatttttaattaataatttacaatAAGGGAGAGGACAAGAGAGGTACATTTGTCCGAATAAAGACCATAGAATATTCTTCGACTTTGCTGTCAATGTCCCTTATCGTTTCATGTCggtgctaaaaaaatttaaattagggaTGTTTTATTGGTTAGGTCGGACCgagttgaaatattttttaaggtttttaaaattaacaacaattttttattttttacggGTTAACAaatccaatcaaattcaaatatgttCATAATCCAACCAAATCTTACaagttgggttaggttgaacGAGTCTTTTAACACTCCTGCTCGAGATAGTAATTTACATCTATCTCCTAAACTATATTCTGACC
This sequence is a window from Cucurbita pepo subsp. pepo cultivar mu-cu-16 chromosome LG04, ASM280686v2, whole genome shotgun sequence. Protein-coding genes within it:
- the LOC111792847 gene encoding carbonic anhydrase, chloroplastic-like, whose protein sequence is MSTASLNTACLRYHSLPLNKSSSFRPFARLNPSSSSSSSIPNLIQNRPVFAAPTPLITPTWREDMGNGSYEEAIEALEKLLREKGDLKAEATSKVEQITAELKSGGX